A section of the Streptomyces sp. NBC_01591 genome encodes:
- a CDS encoding helix-turn-helix domain-containing protein, whose product MKDRAKEVQRVLDAIDVLAEGEPPAVRAKQLTELLRSVGEKVRRERRQAVLEMQAGGMTYRQIAQASGISFARVRQIIADDPDAPGRADESPKE is encoded by the coding sequence ATGAAAGACCGGGCAAAGGAGGTGCAGCGCGTGCTCGATGCCATCGATGTGCTCGCGGAGGGCGAGCCCCCTGCGGTGCGAGCGAAGCAACTAACTGAGTTGCTTAGGTCAGTCGGCGAGAAGGTCCGGCGTGAGCGTCGACAGGCGGTGCTGGAAATGCAGGCCGGCGGAATGACCTACCGGCAGATCGCTCAGGCGTCAGGAATCAGCTTCGCCCGTGTTCGGCAAATCATCGCGGATGACCCCGACGCACCCGGGCGCGCCGACGAATCGCCGAAGGAATGA